The following coding sequences are from one Achromobacter sp. B7 window:
- the fetB gene encoding iron export ABC transporter permease subunit FetB translates to MDVIKLQALDLVIASLLVLLCAAISFALRLNLQRQVLWAAVRTVVQLLLVGHILRVVFAHATPMLTALVVAVMMALAAREVAARPKARLAGHGNGWVGTLAVAATTLITAMFILSTALRPEPWFDPRYAIALVGIVLGSVLNAASLALDGVLSGVRREKLAIEARLALGATPHQAFSTLLRESVRRGIVPSVNQMSAAGIITLPGIMTGQIIAGMDPIDAAKYQILLMFLLCGASGMAAMGAAYGAMRRLTDERGRLRLDRLSASK, encoded by the coding sequence ATGGACGTGATCAAACTGCAAGCGCTGGACCTGGTCATTGCCTCGCTGCTGGTGCTGCTGTGCGCGGCAATTTCGTTCGCCCTGCGGCTGAACCTGCAACGTCAGGTCTTGTGGGCGGCGGTCCGTACCGTGGTGCAGCTGTTGCTGGTCGGCCATATCCTGCGCGTGGTGTTCGCGCATGCCACGCCGATGCTGACGGCGCTGGTGGTGGCGGTGATGATGGCGCTGGCCGCGCGCGAGGTGGCCGCCCGCCCCAAGGCGCGGCTGGCCGGGCATGGCAATGGTTGGGTCGGCACGCTGGCGGTGGCGGCCACCACCTTGATCACGGCCATGTTCATCCTGAGCACGGCGTTGCGGCCAGAACCCTGGTTCGACCCGCGCTACGCCATCGCGCTGGTGGGCATTGTGCTGGGCAGCGTGCTTAACGCCGCCAGCCTGGCGCTGGACGGCGTTCTTTCCGGCGTGCGCCGCGAAAAGCTCGCCATCGAGGCGCGGTTGGCTTTGGGCGCCACCCCGCATCAGGCGTTTTCGACGTTGCTGCGCGAATCGGTCCGGCGCGGCATTGTGCCCAGCGTCAATCAGATGTCGGCGGCCGGCATCATCACCTTGCCCGGCATCATGACCGGGCAGATCATCGCGGGCATGGACCCCATCGACGCCGCCAAATACCAGATCCTGCTGATGTTCCTGCTGTGCGGCGCCAGCGGCATGGCGGCCATGGGGGCAGCTTACGGCGCCATGCGCAGGCTGACGGACGAACGGGGACGCTTGCGGCTGGACCGCTTGTCGGCATCGAAATAG